A section of the Bacillus pumilus genome encodes:
- a CDS encoding beta-glucoside-specific PTS transporter subunit IIABC: protein MNHKQTAKEVLELVGGEKNVKQVTHCMTRLRFNLYDESKADKEKLQSTDGVMGVNQSGGQYHVIIGNDVSNVYQAMIADSGLSTDVKSGGTEEATKQNVISKLFDFISGVFTPILPAIAGAGMIKGILALMLTFQWISDKSSTYAILTAIGDGAFYFLPILLAVSVAKKIGTNQYIAAAIAAAALHPQLTALLGAGNTEFLGLPVVAVVYSSSVIPILLTIWLGSYVEKFAEKYSPKSLKIILVPTVTLLVVVPIMLIAVGPLGGIIGNGLSGGIDLLFKHAGILAGLLIGGFMSPLIITGMHYALLPIMINNITLNGFDFILPMMFVANMAQAGAAFGVFLRSKNKTFKSLAMSTSITALMGITEPAMYGVNMRLKKPFLAALIGAAVGGVFMSIFKVKSYVISGSAGLPGLPTFIGPTFVYSIIGLVIAFVVATIMTLVLGFKDVPVKDDTKADKPEEKKDTVILQNEVVQSPLEGQLKPLNQVNDATFSNEIMGKGTAIVPAIGRVVAPFNGKVETIFQTKHAIGLKSDQGTELLIHVGIDTVKLGGKHFTSHVESGDFVQAGDVLVEFDIEGIQQEGYDVTTPIIVTNTNDFAQVDAKTEGTISVQETLLTVSVEENEEGIQHEQVRKNIS, encoded by the coding sequence ACTTATACGATGAAAGCAAAGCGGATAAAGAGAAGCTGCAATCAACAGATGGTGTCATGGGTGTGAATCAAAGCGGAGGTCAATATCATGTCATTATTGGCAATGATGTTTCAAATGTCTATCAAGCGATGATTGCTGACTCAGGCCTATCAACAGATGTAAAGTCAGGCGGTACAGAAGAAGCAACAAAACAAAATGTGATATCTAAGCTTTTCGATTTTATCTCTGGTGTCTTCACACCGATTCTTCCAGCCATTGCGGGAGCCGGGATGATCAAAGGGATCTTGGCACTCATGCTTACGTTCCAGTGGATTTCAGATAAAAGCAGCACATATGCCATTTTAACAGCTATCGGAGACGGAGCCTTTTACTTCTTACCGATTCTGCTTGCTGTAAGCGTAGCCAAAAAAATTGGCACAAATCAGTATATCGCTGCTGCCATTGCAGCAGCCGCACTGCACCCGCAGTTAACGGCTTTACTAGGCGCAGGAAATACAGAATTTCTAGGCTTACCAGTGGTTGCCGTTGTGTACTCTTCATCGGTCATTCCGATTCTACTTACCATCTGGCTCGGCTCATATGTTGAAAAATTCGCAGAAAAGTATAGTCCGAAATCATTAAAGATCATCCTTGTTCCAACGGTTACACTTCTTGTCGTAGTACCAATTATGCTGATCGCGGTAGGACCGCTTGGTGGAATTATCGGAAATGGTCTTTCAGGTGGAATTGATTTATTGTTCAAACATGCAGGCATTTTGGCCGGACTCTTGATCGGCGGCTTCATGTCACCATTGATCATTACGGGTATGCACTATGCACTGCTTCCAATCATGATCAACAACATTACGTTAAACGGTTTTGACTTCATTCTTCCAATGATGTTTGTAGCGAATATGGCACAAGCAGGCGCAGCATTCGGTGTGTTCTTAAGATCAAAAAACAAAACATTCAAATCATTGGCGATGTCTACAAGTATTACTGCATTAATGGGTATTACTGAACCTGCTATGTATGGTGTGAACATGCGATTGAAAAAACCGTTCCTTGCAGCCCTCATTGGTGCAGCAGTAGGCGGCGTGTTCATGTCGATCTTTAAAGTAAAATCATATGTGATATCTGGATCAGCAGGTCTCCCAGGTCTCCCAACATTCATTGGCCCAACATTTGTCTACTCTATCATTGGCTTAGTAATCGCCTTTGTCGTAGCAACGATCATGACACTTGTTCTAGGATTCAAAGATGTACCAGTGAAAGATGATACAAAAGCAGACAAACCAGAAGAAAAGAAAGACACAGTAATACTTCAAAATGAAGTAGTACAAAGTCCACTTGAAGGTCAATTAAAGCCGCTAAATCAAGTAAATGATGCAACATTCTCTAATGAAATCATGGGGAAAGGTACAGCCATTGTCCCAGCAATTGGACGTGTAGTAGCACCATTCAATGGCAAGGTTGAAACCATTTTTCAAACGAAACATGCCATTGGCTTAAAGAGTGACCAAGGCACTGAGCTTCTCATTCATGTTGGAATAGATACGGTGAAGCTCGGCGGAAAACATTTCACAAGTCATGTAGAGTCAGGTGATTTTGTACAAGCAGGAGATGTACTCGTTGAATTTGATATCGAGGGCATTCAACAAGAAGGCTATGATGTCACCACACCAATTATTGTGACCAACACAAACGATTTTGCACAAGTTGATGCGAAAACAGAAGGCACGATTTCAGTACAAGAGACACTGCTCACAGTCAGTGTAGAAGAAAATGAGGAGGGCATTCAACATGAACAAGTTAGAAAAAACATTTCCTAA
- a CDS encoding glycoside hydrolase family 1 protein: MNKLEKTFPKGFLWGGAVAGNQIEGAYNKDGKGLSTADVSPHGIMHPFDESMKDLNLYHDAIDFYHRYKEDIALFAEMGFKCFRLSISWPRIFPNGDDAEPNEAGLAFYDKVFDELLKHGIEPVVTISHYEMPLALVKNYGGWRNRKLVDLYETYAKTLFTRYKDKVKYWMTFNEINVVLHAPFTGGGLVFEEGDDEKSIQYQAAHHQFVASALAVKAGHEIIPDAKIGCMIAAMTTYPYSSRPEDMFAAMDQDRKTLFFSDVQARGYYPGYMKRYFQENGIHIEIQDGDEDILRNHTVDYIGFSYYMSFVTSTDPEVLGKVTGGNLFEGVKNPYLEASDWGWQIDPKGLRTTLNQLYDRYQKPLFIVENGLGAVDQVEEDGSIQDDYRIDYLRSHLLEAREAIADGVDLMGYTSWGPIDLVSASTAEMKKRYGFIYVDRDNEGKGTLDRKKKKSFDWYKQVIATNGDHLDA; this comes from the coding sequence ATGAACAAGTTAGAAAAAACATTTCCTAAAGGTTTCTTATGGGGCGGCGCTGTTGCGGGCAACCAAATTGAAGGTGCTTATAATAAAGATGGAAAAGGCTTATCGACAGCAGATGTATCACCGCACGGGATTATGCATCCATTCGATGAATCAATGAAAGACTTAAACTTATATCATGATGCAATTGACTTCTATCATCGCTATAAAGAAGATATTGCACTCTTTGCAGAAATGGGATTCAAATGCTTCAGACTCTCTATTTCTTGGCCACGTATTTTCCCAAATGGCGACGATGCAGAACCAAATGAAGCTGGCCTTGCTTTTTATGACAAAGTATTCGATGAACTGCTTAAGCATGGAATTGAACCAGTTGTCACAATTTCTCATTATGAAATGCCGCTTGCACTTGTGAAAAACTACGGCGGTTGGAGAAACCGTAAGCTTGTCGATCTTTATGAAACATACGCGAAAACGTTGTTTACTCGCTATAAAGACAAAGTGAAATATTGGATGACCTTTAATGAAATCAATGTCGTGTTACATGCGCCTTTCACTGGCGGCGGACTTGTATTTGAAGAGGGTGATGACGAGAAAAGCATTCAATATCAAGCAGCGCATCACCAATTTGTTGCAAGTGCTTTAGCTGTCAAAGCAGGCCACGAAATCATTCCTGATGCGAAAATCGGCTGTATGATTGCAGCGATGACAACTTATCCGTACAGCTCAAGACCAGAAGATATGTTTGCTGCAATGGATCAGGATCGTAAAACATTGTTCTTCTCAGATGTACAGGCAAGAGGCTACTACCCAGGTTACATGAAACGATACTTCCAAGAAAATGGAATTCATATTGAGATCCAAGATGGTGATGAAGACATCCTAAGAAACCATACAGTAGACTATATTGGCTTCAGCTATTACATGAGCTTTGTGACAAGTACAGATCCAGAGGTTCTTGGAAAAGTGACTGGTGGTAACCTATTTGAAGGCGTGAAAAACCCTTATCTAGAAGCAAGTGATTGGGGATGGCAAATTGATCCAAAAGGACTTCGTACAACACTAAACCAACTATATGACCGCTACCAAAAACCATTGTTTATCGTAGAAAATGGACTGGGAGCTGTCGATCAAGTAGAAGAAGACGGATCCATTCAAGACGATTACCGAATTGATTACCTCAGAAGCCATTTGCTAGAGGCGAGAGAAGCCATTGCAGACGGAGTAGACTTGATGGGTTATACAAGCTGGGGCCCAATTGACCTTGTTAGCGCATCAACAGCTGAAATGAAAAAGCGCTACGGCTTCATTTATGTCGATCGTGATAACGAAGGAAAAGGTACATTAGATAGAAAGAAAAAGAAAAGCTTCGATTGGTATAAACAAGTGATTGCGACAAATGGTGATCATTTAGATGCATAA
- a CDS encoding ATP-binding cassette domain-containing protein translates to MNLDNKGDMSILKIDNLGFQYGNTTILKDLSLHIQGSGLYALHGESGSGKTTFINIIALIQKPSAGKMALFNQPIDFTNQEQIDNYRKKIAYFFQDLNLIGSLTVRENLHVISLINEQEISNERLEEQATKLKMSEKLDVTVSNLSGGERQRAAFLKIMLFEYSLILLDEPTNNLDKDNI, encoded by the coding sequence GTGAACTTAGATAATAAGGGAGATATGTCGATTTTGAAGATCGACAACCTTGGCTTTCAGTATGGGAATACAACCATATTAAAGGATTTGTCTTTACATATTCAAGGCTCTGGTCTTTATGCCCTTCATGGAGAAAGTGGTAGTGGAAAGACGACATTTATTAATATTATTGCATTGATTCAAAAACCGAGTGCTGGGAAGATGGCGTTGTTCAATCAGCCCATTGATTTTACAAATCAAGAACAGATTGATAATTACCGTAAAAAAATTGCCTATTTCTTTCAGGATTTGAACTTGATTGGGTCTTTAACTGTCAGAGAAAATCTACACGTAATCTCATTAATTAATGAACAAGAAATCTCAAATGAAAGATTAGAAGAACAGGCTACGAAGCTCAAAATGAGCGAGAAACTTGATGTCACAGTGAGTAACCTCTCAGGGGGAGAAAGACAGCGAGCGGCTTTTTTGAAAATCATGCTGTTTGAGTATTCATTAATTCTATTAGATGAACCAACAAATAACCTTGATAAAGATAACATTTAG
- a CDS encoding 5-methyltetrahydropteroyltriglutamate--homocysteine S-methyltransferase, protein MTQVQTIGKKTTKPPFRADQVGSLLRSERIKEARKQKADGTLTAEQLRQIENEEITRIVEKQKEIGLEVVTDGEFRRAWWHFDFLEGLDGVEGFEADQGIQFHNTTTKARGIKVTGKIDFTDHPMLEDYRFLHSIAGDHTAKMTIPSPNMLFFRGKLEEGVYDSLEAFHHDVAQAYKKAIRAFYDAGCRYLQLDDTAWAVFFSEKGHEQIKAFGREEDELRESFAKTINEAVADRPEDLVITMHICRGNFKSTWAAEGGYEAAAETIFAGLDVDGLFLEFDDDRSGGFEPLRYVKNPNLQIVLGLVTSKYGELEPAEQIQKRIEEAAQYVDINQICLSPQCGFASTEEGNLLTEEQQWEKLRHVIEIADQVWK, encoded by the coding sequence ATGACACAAGTACAAACCATTGGAAAGAAAACAACGAAACCGCCATTCCGCGCAGATCAAGTAGGCAGTTTACTTCGTTCAGAACGTATCAAGGAAGCACGCAAGCAAAAGGCAGACGGTACACTGACAGCAGAGCAACTCCGACAAATTGAAAACGAAGAAATCACTCGTATTGTGGAGAAACAAAAGGAAATTGGATTAGAGGTTGTCACAGATGGAGAGTTCAGACGTGCTTGGTGGCATTTTGACTTTCTTGAGGGACTCGATGGAGTTGAAGGATTTGAAGCAGATCAAGGTATTCAATTCCACAATACGACGACAAAGGCGCGAGGAATCAAAGTAACGGGCAAGATCGATTTTACAGATCATCCAATGCTGGAAGATTATCGATTCCTTCACAGCATCGCTGGTGATCATACCGCTAAAATGACGATTCCAAGTCCAAATATGCTCTTTTTCCGTGGAAAGCTTGAAGAAGGAGTATACGACAGCCTAGAGGCATTCCACCATGATGTGGCACAGGCATATAAGAAAGCCATCCGTGCCTTTTATGATGCAGGCTGCCGTTATCTACAGCTGGATGATACAGCATGGGCCGTGTTCTTTTCTGAAAAAGGGCATGAACAAATCAAAGCCTTTGGCCGAGAAGAAGATGAACTGCGTGAGTCATTTGCGAAAACAATCAATGAAGCAGTTGCCGATCGTCCAGAGGACTTGGTGATCACTATGCACATTTGCCGTGGGAACTTTAAATCGACATGGGCAGCTGAAGGCGGTTATGAAGCAGCGGCAGAAACGATTTTTGCCGGCTTAGATGTAGATGGTCTCTTTTTAGAATTCGACGACGATCGTTCTGGCGGTTTTGAACCCCTTCGCTATGTGAAGAACCCAAACCTCCAAATCGTACTAGGCCTTGTCACTTCAAAATACGGTGAGCTTGAGCCGGCTGAACAGATTCAAAAAAGAATCGAGGAAGCAGCTCAATACGTCGACATTAACCAGATTTGCTTGAGTCCACAGTGCGGTTTCGCCTCAACGGAGGAAGGCAATCTGTTAACAGAAGAGCAACAATGGGAAAAGCTTCGTCATGTGATTGAGATTGCGGATCAAGTGTGGAAATAA